A stretch of DNA from Candidatus Eremiobacteraceae bacterium:
GTAACCGAGGCTACCGAGTGCGTGGGCGAGCCTAGGATACCCCGCGGGCACGAGCACTCGGTCGTTGATGCGAATGCAGTTCGACGCGTATGCCTCTTCGGGAACGACGGGCACGAGCCGGTATCGTCGAAATGCGGGGTGGCCCGATAGGTCGCCGCCGGCAACGATGGTGTCATCGCCGAGATATGCAAACCCGCTCTTGAAATGCAGCAGCGACTCTAACTCGCGGACGTCGATGATCGTCGATGTGCGGCCGTTGACCGAGAGCCAGCGAGCGAGTTGCTCGGCTCCGTCGGCGTTCGTCCGCTCCGAAAGTCCGATGAAGAAATGTCCGTCTGCGTCGCAGACGTCGCCGCCGTCGAGCGTTGCCGGCGCCGAGATTTCATCGACCGACAACCCGCATTGCGACAGGGCATCCCGAATGAGATCGACTTCGCCTCGTCGGCTTTGGGCGCCCGGCCTCGTGAGCATCGCCGCGGATCCCGTGACGACGGCGACGTCCTCCACAAACGTCGCGTCGGGAAAATCTCTCGACTCCGCGAGCTCAGTGACGCGCAGACCGGCGCGCGCCAACGCGTGCCGGTACGCCTCGTGTTGTTCGCATGCTTTGTTGAAATCGGGTGGGCCAAGGGCTCCCGAGGTTAAGCCGTTCGCGAAGGTGTCGGCCGGCGGGCGAACGATGGCGCGCGTGAACGTCGGCATGCGCGGCGCGTTCTCGCCGCTCCCTTGGCGCCCCTGTAGCTAGTATAAGTATTGCTTCATGCAATAGACGCTTCCGCCGGATTTGCGGAATTCGCCCGTATCCACCGCTCTCACAATGTAGCCAAGCGATTTCAGCATCGCGATCGTCTTTTGCGCTGCGCAGTCGATGACAATGGATCCGTCGGCACCCGTCGCGGCGTTCGCGGCCATGGAAAGCGCCTCGTCCAACTCGATTCGCAGCAGTCGCTTGAAGCGGTTCTGCAATTCGCCGAGTCCGCTCTGATCGAACGCTTCGGCGACGATCAACGCGGTATCTGAATCGACCGCACAAAGGGCGGTGTCGAGATGGTAAAAGCGCTCGTCGGCCAAGCGCAGAGGCACAATTTCCGCTTCAAAG
This window harbors:
- a CDS encoding arginine deiminase family protein translates to MPTFTRAIVRPPADTFANGLTSGALGPPDFNKACEQHEAYRHALARAGLRVTELAESRDFPDATFVEDVAVVTGSAAMLTRPGAQSRRGEVDLIRDALSQCGLSVDEISAPATLDGGDVCDADGHFFIGLSERTNADGAEQLARWLSVNGRTSTIIDVRELESLLHFKSGFAYLGDDTIVAGGDLSGHPAFRRYRLVPVVPEEAYASNCIRINDRVLVPAGYPRLAHALGSLGYTLELIDVSEFQKMDGGLSCLSLRF